From Aquificota bacterium, one genomic window encodes:
- a CDS encoding encapsulin: MDFLGKEQSPLTFEEWNQLEKAIIEVAKKTLVCRRFMPVVGPIGVGHQVISYDVYLGVEPGVCEVRPGEESEHCEPVRTGKRRHIVLPTIYKPFSISWRDLEYYRQFNLPIDTSQASAAAFATAVAEDTLIIHGNPKLEIEGLLTVEGRQTMSMSDWDVLGNAFNDISLGIAKLSEKGFYGDYYLILNPKDYFKLNRVYHNTGLLEIEQIRKLVKDIYYTPIMPESKALLISAGPQNMDIVIGLDFSLAYVESTNMVHHFRVMEIVAPRIKRPGAILVIGEK; this comes from the coding sequence ATGGACTTTTTAGGAAAAGAACAATCACCCTTAACCTTTGAGGAGTGGAACCAGCTTGAGAAGGCTATAATTGAGGTTGCAAAAAAGACGCTTGTGTGTAGAAGGTTTATGCCTGTGGTTGGCCCCATAGGTGTGGGCCATCAGGTGATATCTTATGATGTATACCTTGGTGTGGAGCCGGGTGTATGTGAAGTAAGGCCTGGGGAGGAAAGCGAACATTGTGAGCCTGTAAGGACCGGAAAGAGAAGGCATATAGTCCTTCCAACCATATACAAGCCCTTTAGCATAAGCTGGAGGGACTTAGAATACTACAGGCAGTTCAACCTTCCCATAGATACATCTCAAGCTTCTGCGGCAGCCTTTGCCACAGCGGTGGCGGAGGACACTCTCATAATCCATGGAAATCCAAAACTGGAGATAGAGGGCCTTTTGACGGTGGAAGGAAGGCAAACCATGTCCATGAGCGATTGGGATGTGCTTGGTAATGCCTTTAACGATATATCTCTTGGTATAGCCAAGCTTTCAGAAAAGGGCTTTTATGGAGACTACTACCTTATACTAAACCCAAAGGACTACTTTAAGCTAAACAGGGTATATCACAACACAGGCCTTTTGGAGATTGAACAGATAAGAAAGCTTGTAAAGGATATATACTACACGCCCATAATGCCAGAATCAAAGGCATTGCTTATATCGGCAGGACCACAGAATATGGACATAGTCATAGGCTTGGACTTTAGCCTTGCCTATGTGGAATCTACCAACATGGTGCATCACTTTAGGGTTATGGAGATAGTAGCACCAAGGATAAAAAGGCCTGGGGCCATACTGGTGATAGGAGAAAAGTGA
- a CDS encoding pantothenate kinase translates to MRTYFKEELKERNIILARSGETPEKIEIDQDEIKVYAKDEVYHIPVESLRGKAIMDRLNYKGELTQEIYI, encoded by the coding sequence ATGAGGACTTATTTCAAGGAAGAACTAAAGGAAAGGAATATAATATTGGCAAGGTCTGGAGAAACTCCAGAGAAGATAGAGATAGACCAAGATGAGATAAAGGTTTATGCTAAGGATGAGGTTTATCATATACCCGTAGAGTCTTTAAGAGGCAAGGCTATAATGGATAGGTTAAACTACAAGGGAGAACTCACACAGGAGATATATATTTAA
- a CDS encoding VWA domain-containing protein: MKEKWKVIERLLSEEYDIEVQGSYEGWGAGYDPKFLPLTEMWAKGEVEDVPEVVKRPAGVVFHIQELSKKSEEEAINTIRHEIEYLFSTDLYLWRLGQREFYKFGFTPTSFLVLYSVLESIKTDSRIINGHPQSYSTIIKNYEDILKEIDTYYPHHNFSLSLLKSWLGKEAIPKDTERTLYEYLNSKNREAYDILMEDLLGKYIAHIEKAQEINYIDLLLDEARGKVRKDTHKGRIMTDLLKKLPEALQEVITEYKDKRAIDIPEIERKEILKSLRNMPDWMRDYLRQMSYIDMIERDVELIRHFLPKTLEVDIEHRGFLSFLIKGWEEQGSSASSGLSLGGRSGEKSQEDRLYEKAYGMNKEEFKAYRRMISNILPYVEALKRKLKKLMPEEEEGWSGKYFYGRRLNNKALSVEASIGRGRMYMRREESIRKEIAFKLLIDISTSMKREDKIQKAIEALLLFSEVISTLKMPFSIDVFSDRVFRLKEFHEDYKVVKWRILELFNMLGGGTNFEKALLYAHEDIQVFCAKNHMKGCMLVFSDGEPTRGLRGQELKSLINQIKSLTPIIGIGVGLEKNYVDYYFESTGIKIKDVSELTLTFTRIIENQARRLLAFQ; this comes from the coding sequence GTGAAGGAAAAGTGGAAGGTAATAGAAAGGCTACTTTCTGAAGAGTATGATATTGAGGTCCAGGGGAGTTATGAGGGGTGGGGTGCGGGCTACGACCCTAAGTTTTTACCCCTTACAGAGATGTGGGCAAAGGGAGAGGTGGAGGATGTGCCAGAGGTAGTAAAAAGGCCTGCGGGGGTGGTCTTTCACATACAAGAGCTTTCAAAAAAATCGGAAGAGGAGGCCATAAACACCATAAGGCATGAGATTGAATACCTCTTTTCCACAGACCTTTACCTGTGGAGGCTTGGCCAGAGAGAGTTTTACAAGTTTGGCTTTACCCCCACCTCCTTCCTTGTGCTTTACTCTGTGCTTGAGTCCATAAAAACAGACTCAAGGATAATAAACGGCCATCCTCAAAGCTATTCAACAATCATAAAAAACTACGAAGATATTCTAAAGGAGATAGACACATACTATCCACACCATAATTTTTCCCTTAGCCTTTTGAAGTCATGGCTTGGAAAGGAGGCCATTCCCAAAGATACAGAAAGGACACTCTATGAATACTTAAACTCAAAAAACAGAGAGGCCTACGACATACTCATGGAAGACCTGCTTGGAAAGTATATAGCCCATATAGAAAAGGCGCAAGAGATAAACTACATAGACCTCCTTTTGGATGAGGCAAGAGGAAAGGTAAGAAAGGATACCCACAAAGGAAGGATAATGACAGACCTCCTTAAAAAGCTTCCGGAGGCTCTGCAAGAGGTAATAACAGAATACAAGGATAAAAGGGCCATAGATATACCAGAAATTGAAAGAAAGGAGATTTTAAAGAGCCTAAGGAACATGCCCGACTGGATGAGGGACTACCTAAGGCAGATGTCTTACATAGATATGATAGAGAGGGATGTGGAGCTTATAAGGCACTTTTTACCAAAGACCTTGGAGGTAGATATAGAGCATAGGGGATTTCTTAGCTTTTTGATAAAGGGATGGGAGGAGCAAGGTAGTTCTGCCTCCAGCGGTTTGAGCCTTGGGGGAAGGTCTGGAGAAAAATCTCAAGAGGACAGACTGTATGAAAAAGCCTACGGAATGAACAAGGAGGAGTTTAAGGCCTACAGGAGGATGATCTCAAACATACTGCCCTATGTGGAGGCACTAAAGAGAAAGCTTAAAAAACTCATGCCAGAAGAGGAGGAAGGCTGGTCTGGAAAATACTTTTATGGAAGGAGGCTTAACAACAAGGCCCTTAGCGTGGAGGCTTCCATAGGAAGGGGGAGGATGTACATGAGAAGGGAAGAAAGCATAAGAAAGGAGATAGCCTTTAAGCTTCTCATAGATATATCCACATCCATGAAAAGGGAGGATAAAATACAAAAGGCCATAGAGGCACTTCTTTTGTTCTCCGAGGTAATAAGCACTTTAAAGATGCCCTTTTCCATAGATGTGTTTAGCGACAGAGTATTTAGATTAAAGGAGTTTCATGAGGATTATAAGGTAGTAAAGTGGAGGATTTTGGAGCTTTTTAACATGCTTGGTGGTGGAACAAACTTTGAAAAGGCTTTACTTTATGCACATGAAGATATTCAAGTATTTTGCGCCAAAAACCATATGAAAGGCTGTATGCTTGTCTTCTCCGATGGCGAGCCTACAAGGGGCCTAAGAGGCCAAGAGCTAAAAAGCCTCATAAACCAGATAAAATCCCTAACACCCATCATAGGCATAGGCGTTGGCTTGGAAAAAAATTATGTGGACTATTACTTTGAAAGTACAGGCATAAAGATAAAAGATGTATCCGAGCTTACATTGACCTTCACAAGGATAATAGAAAATCAGGCAAGGAGGCTTCTGGCCTTTCAATAA